Within the Candidatus Palauibacter scopulicola genome, the region CTTCACGACGCCCTGGAACCCGCGACCCTTGGTCGTTCCCGTTACGTTCACCCGCGATCCGACATCGAACATGCCGACCGTGAGTTCCTGACCCAGCTCGAGCTCCTCGCCCTCGAAGTCGAACTCCGCGAGGACGCGCGGGACGTAGTCGAGGCCGGCGCGCGCGGCGTGGCCCGCGGCCGGCTTCCGTTCGCGCCCCTCCTTCACGCGGCCGAAGCCCAGCTGCACGGCCTCGTAGCCGTCGCGCTCGGTGGTCTTGATCTGGACGACCGGACAGGGTCCGACCTCCAGCACGGTGACACCGACGGCCTTCCCGTCGTCGTCGAAGATCTGCGTCATGCCGATTTTCCGGCCGATCAACCCGGGCATCTCGCTACTCGACTTTGATTTCCACATCGACGCCGGCCGCAAGATCCAGCTTCGTCAGCGCGTCGATCGTCTGCGGACGGGAGTCGTGGATGTCGATGAGCCGCTTGTGCGTCTTCAGTTCGAACTGCTCCCGCGACTTCTTGTCCACGTGAGGACTCCGCAGCACCGTGAACAGCTGGCGGCGCGTCGGGAGCGGGA harbors:
- the rplC gene encoding 50S ribosomal protein L3 → MPGLIGRKIGMTQIFDDDGKAVGVTVLEVGPCPVVQIKTTERDGYEAVQLGFGRVKEGRERKPAAGHAARAGLDYVPRVLAEFDFEGEELELGQELTVGMFDVGSRVNVTGTTKGRGFQGVVKRHGFGGGRGSHGGTSILRAPGSIGAGTDPSRVIKGRKMAGRMGGTQRMAMSRKIIRVDAEKNLLIVQGSVPGGRNNLVMVRPGR
- the rpsJ gene encoding 30S ribosomal protein S10; protein product: MAQKIRIRLKAFDPAVIDQTAADIVRTAQKTGASVSGPIPLPTRRQLFTVLRSPHVDKKSREQFELKTHKRLIDIHDSRPQTIDALTKLDLAAGVDVEIKVE